A genomic stretch from Ictalurus punctatus breed USDA103 chromosome 2, Coco_2.0, whole genome shotgun sequence includes:
- the arl5c gene encoding putative ADP-ribosylation factor-like protein 5C, with amino-acid sequence MGLLFSKLMTMFGDREHKVIIVGLDNAGKTTILYQFLTKEAVHTTPTIGSNVEEISVKKTRFLVWDIGGQEALRASWSTYYCNTEIVILVVDSTDRERLTLTKEELHMMLAHEDLQNASVLVLANKQDMKNSMTAAEISQSLTLSSLTAHSWHVQACCALTGEGLPASLDWMSSRVIAN; translated from the exons ATGGGACTACTTTTTTCCAAACTGATGACGATGTTTGGAGACAGAG AACACAAAGTAATCATTGTGGGTTTGGATAATGCTGGGAAGACTACCATCCTCTACCAGTT TTTGACTAAAGAAGCTGTGCATACCACTCCTACTATTGGCAGCAATGTGGAGGAAATCTCTGTCAAGAAAACACGTTTCCTTGTTTGGGACATTGGGGGTCAGGAGGCCCTTCGTGCCAGCTGGAGCACCTATTACTGCaacacagag ATTGTGATTCTGGTAGTAGATAGCACAGACCGGGAGCGTTTGACCCTTACGAAAGAGGAGCTACATATGATGCTTGCACATGAG GATCTACAGAATGCCTCAGTGCTGGTGTTGGCCAATAAACAGGATATGAAGAATAGCATGACAGCAGCAGAGATTTCCCAGAGTCTTACCCTCAGTTCTCTCACAGCTCACTCCTGGCATGTCCAGGCCTGCTGTGCACTTACTGGAGAGGG TTTACCAGCAAGTCTGGACTGGATGAGTTCCCGAGTTATAGCAAACTAG